The Lutibacter profundi genome includes a region encoding these proteins:
- a CDS encoding vWA domain-containing protein, translated as MFQNFEFLNPQFLWLLLGIPVLAVWYFFTQNKDNATLTIPTTKGFETSPSILSKLKPLLYILRLLALTLLIVALARPRNVSVSKRTKTNKGIDIVMAIDVSASMLARDLKPNRLEALKKVATEFVNERPNDRIGIVVYAGESFTRTPITSDKRIIRKTISEIKWGELDGGTAIGMGLGSAVNRLKESKAKSKVIILLTDGVNNTGFVDPKTATELAIGLGIKVYTIGLGTNGTASFPYAQDPKTGKLLFRNSPVEIDENLLQYIAKETGGKYFRATDNTKLKAIYNEINKLEKTEIEEFKYYNYQEQYRFLVLLAGLLIVIEIILKHTIFRSFI; from the coding sequence ATGTTTCAAAATTTCGAATTTTTAAATCCACAGTTTTTATGGTTATTATTAGGAATACCGGTGTTAGCGGTTTGGTACTTTTTTACCCAAAATAAAGATAACGCAACTTTAACCATTCCAACTACTAAGGGATTTGAAACGTCTCCTTCAATTTTATCAAAATTAAAACCATTGCTCTATATTTTAAGGTTATTAGCATTAACATTATTAATAGTTGCATTGGCCAGACCAAGAAATGTTTCGGTAAGTAAACGAACAAAAACGAATAAAGGGATTGATATTGTAATGGCAATTGATGTATCTGCAAGTATGCTTGCACGAGACTTAAAACCTAACAGATTGGAAGCATTAAAAAAAGTAGCAACTGAATTTGTTAATGAACGACCAAATGACAGGATTGGAATTGTGGTTTATGCAGGTGAAAGTTTTACGAGAACTCCAATTACGAGTGATAAACGTATTATTAGAAAAACCATTTCAGAAATAAAATGGGGAGAGTTAGATGGAGGTACAGCAATAGGTATGGGGTTAGGCTCAGCGGTTAATCGTTTAAAAGAAAGTAAAGCCAAAAGTAAAGTTATTATTTTGTTAACTGACGGTGTAAACAATACGGGTTTTGTAGATCCAAAAACAGCAACAGAATTAGCGATTGGCTTAGGTATAAAAGTGTATACAATTGGGTTAGGAACAAATGGAACAGCATCCTTTCCTTACGCACAAGACCCAAAAACAGGAAAGTTACTCTTTAGAAATTCACCAGTTGAAATAGATGAAAATTTACTTCAATATATTGCAAAAGAAACGGGAGGTAAATATTTTAGAGCAACTGATAACACCAAATTAAAAGCAATTTATAACGAGATTAACAAGTTAGAAAAAACGGAGATTGAAGAATTTAAATATTATAATTATCAAGAACAATATAGATTTTTGGTACTATTGGCAGGGTTGCTAATAGTAATTGAAATAATTTTAAAACATACAATTTTTAGGAGTTTTATATAA
- a CDS encoding vWA domain-containing protein, whose protein sequence is MYQIEEPTYFVYLAIIPVIFVMFLMVFWWKKRTQKQFTTSKLIEKLSPEKSTFKSFLKIIVVSLGLAFLIISLANPKMGTKLETIKRQGVDIVFALDVSKSMLAEDIAPSRLDKAKQIITKIIDNLGSDRVGIIVYAGNAYPLLPITTDHAAAKMFLQNANPDMVSSQGTAINEAIERALTYYDDNEQTNRFLFIVSDGEDHAENDFSAINQAVREGIKTYTIGVGTEGGGPIPLKNTIGGISYKKDSKGEVVITKMKTQTLQDIANKGKGKYINGNKTQETINTVSDLLLKAEKNEFETKQFSDYKDQFQWFIGFGLLFLIIDVLLLEKKTKWIQKLNLFNQTEVLKK, encoded by the coding sequence ATGTATCAAATAGAAGAGCCAACATATTTTGTGTATTTAGCAATTATTCCAGTAATATTTGTGATGTTTTTAATGGTCTTTTGGTGGAAAAAAAGAACTCAAAAGCAATTTACAACTAGTAAATTAATTGAAAAATTAAGTCCGGAAAAATCTACATTTAAATCCTTTTTAAAAATTATTGTTGTTAGTTTAGGACTTGCATTTTTAATTATTTCGCTTGCAAACCCTAAAATGGGAACAAAACTAGAAACAATTAAGCGTCAGGGAGTTGATATTGTTTTTGCTTTAGACGTTTCTAAAAGTATGTTGGCAGAAGATATTGCACCAAGTCGTTTAGATAAAGCAAAGCAAATTATTACTAAAATAATTGATAATTTAGGAAGTGACAGAGTAGGAATAATTGTATACGCAGGGAATGCATATCCCTTACTACCAATTACAACGGACCACGCAGCTGCGAAAATGTTTTTACAAAATGCCAATCCAGATATGGTTTCAAGTCAAGGTACAGCAATTAATGAAGCTATTGAGAGAGCCTTAACTTATTATGATGATAATGAACAAACAAACCGATTCTTATTTATTGTATCTGATGGAGAAGACCATGCTGAAAATGATTTTTCAGCTATAAATCAAGCTGTACGAGAGGGTATAAAAACGTATACTATTGGTGTTGGAACAGAAGGTGGAGGCCCAATTCCATTAAAAAATACTATTGGAGGAATTAGCTATAAAAAAGATAGTAAAGGAGAGGTTGTAATAACTAAAATGAAGACGCAAACGTTACAAGATATTGCTAACAAAGGAAAAGGGAAATACATCAACGGAAATAAAACACAAGAAACAATTAATACAGTTAGTGATTTACTTTTAAAAGCTGAAAAAAATGAATTTGAAACCAAACAATTTTCAGATTATAAAGATCAATTTCAATGGTTTATAGGTTTTGGTCTATTATTCTTAATAATAGATGTATTATTGCTTGAAAAGAAAACAAAATGGATTCAGAAATTAAATTTATTTAATCAAACAGAAGTATTAAAAAAATAG
- a CDS encoding tetratricopeptide repeat protein, with translation MKNILFIVFLCLTTVIFSQEKTSKKLEREARKEIREGNKLYNQLNFKEAEIAYKKGLSKNKNYPKAMYNLGNAIYQQDRFKEAINQFELAEKTVKNKMDKAEAFHNMGNSFMKEKQYGKAVEAFKNALRNNSKDDETRYNLALAQELLKQQQQQNKNNKDKNKDKNNKDKNNKDKKDNKEGDKDKKDDKNKDKDKGKDKKDKKGDEKKNKDKKQNKDKQQQKPRPNQLSPEQMRQLLEAMNNEENKTQKKLNAKKAKGRKIKQEKDW, from the coding sequence ATGAAAAATATTTTATTCATAGTATTCTTATGTTTAACAACTGTTATTTTTTCTCAAGAAAAAACTTCTAAAAAGCTTGAACGTGAAGCTAGAAAAGAGATTAGAGAAGGAAACAAACTATACAATCAATTAAATTTTAAAGAAGCTGAAATAGCTTATAAAAAAGGACTTTCTAAAAATAAGAACTACCCTAAGGCTATGTATAATTTAGGGAATGCAATTTATCAACAAGATAGGTTTAAAGAAGCAATAAATCAATTTGAATTGGCTGAAAAAACAGTTAAAAATAAAATGGACAAAGCAGAAGCTTTTCATAATATGGGAAATTCTTTTATGAAGGAAAAACAGTATGGAAAAGCTGTAGAAGCGTTTAAAAATGCTTTAAGAAATAATTCAAAAGATGATGAAACACGTTATAATTTGGCGCTAGCTCAAGAGTTATTGAAACAGCAACAACAACAAAACAAGAATAATAAAGATAAAAACAAAGACAAAAACAACAAGGATAAAAACAACAAGGATAAAAAAGATAATAAAGAGGGAGATAAGGATAAGAAAGACGATAAGAATAAAGATAAAGACAAAGGAAAAGATAAAAAAGACAAAAAAGGAGATGAAAAGAAAAACAAAGACAAAAAACAAAATAAAGATAAACAACAGCAAAAACCTAGGCCAAATCAGTTATCTCCTGAGCAAATGAGGCAATTGCTTGAGGCTATGAATAATGAAGAAAATAAAACGCAAAAAAAATTGAATGCAAAAAAAGCAAAGGGGAGAAAAATAAAACAAGAAAAAGATTGGTAA
- a CDS encoding BatD family protein yields the protein MKMRRVYILAVLVFTTQMLFAQVEFKTIVSKNKLGVNERFRIEFIVNKQGADHFVPPSFSNFKVVGGPSSSVNQSWINGKSTYSQAYIYVVEPKREGEFTIQPAKIEYKGKIVKSNKVKITVTKAIEIPKDPNNPNYIAQQNIHLVAEVSNLNPYVGEGIYVVYKLFVSQNISVNDWRVSDSPQYNGFWNQDIEVKNGNVKKGSYNGEPYRYIILKKAVLIPQRSGKLLIEPIKMDFSVGIPTGRGDFFGNMITRNINYTTKSIVKTVNVKALPEKGKPMGFSGAVGEFDFKVETTKNVLKANEAAQIKVEVSGRGNLKLFDIPKITTPAELEVYTPEHKEQVVTSLNGLRGSIQDSYTIVPQFKGKYKIPAVTFSYFNPKIKKYITIQSEAIIVNVTEGKELLSNNSNLNNSNKQQVVANANNFRFIALKTTFKSKNRKEFLNSTKFYLLLLLPFLAIPIGVILGKKRAQRAGDVFGNKIRKADRLARKYLSEAKKQLGNQEAFYIALEKALHNFLKAKLYLETSEISKEKIIDLLQTKKVDESSINEFMDVLNNCDFARYTPTTNVLMKQDFEKAKKVITNIDKQL from the coding sequence ATGAAAATGAGAAGAGTTTACATACTAGCTGTTTTAGTGTTTACAACACAAATGCTTTTTGCTCAAGTTGAGTTTAAAACTATTGTAAGTAAAAATAAATTAGGTGTAAATGAGCGATTTAGAATTGAATTTATAGTAAATAAACAAGGTGCAGATCATTTTGTACCTCCATCATTTTCTAATTTTAAAGTTGTTGGAGGGCCTAGTTCTTCTGTAAATCAATCTTGGATAAATGGAAAATCAACCTATTCTCAAGCCTATATCTATGTTGTGGAACCTAAAAGAGAAGGTGAATTTACAATTCAACCGGCAAAAATAGAGTATAAAGGTAAAATAGTAAAATCTAACAAGGTTAAAATAACTGTAACAAAAGCAATAGAAATACCTAAAGACCCGAACAATCCAAATTATATTGCTCAACAAAATATTCATTTAGTGGCTGAAGTTTCAAATTTGAATCCATATGTTGGTGAGGGAATTTATGTAGTTTATAAGTTGTTTGTAAGCCAAAATATAAGTGTGAATGACTGGCGAGTTAGTGATTCACCTCAATATAATGGTTTTTGGAATCAAGATATTGAGGTGAAAAATGGCAATGTAAAAAAAGGGAGTTACAATGGAGAGCCTTACAGATATATTATTTTAAAAAAAGCAGTATTAATTCCACAGAGATCGGGTAAGTTATTAATTGAACCCATTAAAATGGATTTTTCAGTTGGCATACCAACAGGAAGAGGAGATTTTTTTGGAAATATGATTACTAGAAATATTAATTATACAACAAAATCAATTGTAAAAACAGTAAATGTTAAAGCATTACCAGAAAAAGGGAAACCAATGGGTTTTTCAGGAGCAGTAGGAGAGTTTGATTTTAAAGTTGAGACAACTAAAAATGTATTAAAAGCAAATGAGGCAGCTCAAATTAAAGTTGAAGTATCTGGAAGAGGTAATTTAAAACTTTTTGATATTCCAAAAATTACTACACCAGCCGAATTAGAAGTATACACCCCTGAGCATAAAGAACAAGTTGTAACATCTTTAAACGGATTGAGAGGAAGTATTCAAGATTCGTACACCATAGTTCCTCAATTTAAAGGGAAATATAAAATACCAGCAGTTACATTTTCATACTTTAATCCAAAAATTAAAAAATATATAACAATACAATCTGAAGCTATTATTGTTAATGTTACAGAAGGAAAAGAATTACTTTCTAACAATAGTAATTTAAATAATAGTAATAAACAACAAGTGGTTGCTAATGCTAATAATTTTAGATTTATTGCTTTAAAAACAACATTTAAATCAAAAAACAGAAAAGAATTTTTAAACTCAACTAAGTTTTACTTATTACTATTACTACCCTTTTTAGCAATTCCTATTGGTGTAATACTAGGTAAAAAAAGAGCGCAACGAGCAGGTGATGTATTTGGGAATAAAATTAGGAAAGCTGATAGGTTGGCTCGTAAATATTTATCTGAAGCTAAAAAACAATTGGGAAATCAAGAAGCATTTTACATTGCTTTAGAGAAGGCATTACACAATTTTTTAAAAGCAAAACTTTATTTGGAAACATCAGAAATTTCAAAAGAAAAAATTATAGATTTATTACAAACTAAAAAAGTTGATGAGTCATCAATAAATGAATTTATGGATGTTTTAAATAATTGCGATTTTGCCCGTTATACACCAACAACAAATGTGCTAATGAAGCAGGATTTTGAAAAAGCAAAAAAAGTAATAACCAACATAGATAAACAATTGTAA
- a CDS encoding tetratricopeptide repeat protein, protein MIFFSLVLEAQNANELFSKANNLYKNGEYSKAIELYSAIEKQGLESDELFFNLGNSYYKLNKVAPSIYYYEKALKINPSNEDALTNLSFAKRMTIDVIEDLPKTFLQRFSTNIIQKLSFDTWATIAVVSSFLVAVLFLLYYFSFSSKKKLVYFNTTIFTAFVLIISVFFGYNNYKTVKNNRVAIIFVPKVEIKNAPSTNSDEVFVLHEGTKVIILDELDNWKKIKIADGKIGWIYADDLKEI, encoded by the coding sequence TTGATATTTTTTAGTTTGGTTTTAGAAGCTCAAAACGCAAATGAATTATTTTCAAAAGCAAATAATTTGTATAAAAATGGCGAATATTCAAAAGCCATCGAATTGTATTCTGCTATTGAGAAGCAAGGTTTAGAATCGGATGAATTATTTTTTAATTTAGGAAATTCATACTACAAACTTAATAAAGTTGCTCCATCTATTTATTATTATGAAAAAGCACTAAAAATAAACCCATCAAATGAAGATGCTTTAACTAATTTAAGTTTTGCAAAGCGTATGACTATTGATGTAATTGAAGATTTGCCAAAAACATTTTTACAACGGTTTTCAACAAATATTATTCAAAAATTATCATTTGATACTTGGGCTACTATTGCAGTTGTATCTTCTTTTTTAGTTGCTGTATTATTTTTGTTATACTATTTTTCTTTTTCATCTAAAAAGAAATTAGTATACTTTAATACAACAATATTTACGGCTTTTGTATTAATTATAAGCGTGTTTTTTGGGTATAACAATTATAAAACGGTAAAAAATAATAGAGTAGCTATCATTTTTGTGCCAAAAGTTGAAATTAAAAATGCTCCATCAACTAATAGTGATGAGGTATTTGTACTTCATGAAGGTACCAAAGTGATTATTTTAGATGAACTTGATAATTGGAAAAAAATTAAAATTGCTGATGGTAAAATTGGCTGGATATACGCCGATGATTTAAAAGAAATTTGA
- a CDS encoding TlpA disulfide reductase family protein, with translation MSFKNSFISLSVVFTLIFLSCSTKDPNSFSISGKISGLNNNYALLSKIKNIQKKTTLFIDTLKINNRGRFNSVYFLEPGIYNLTFDKKTIELAIDKGQNIEINGNSIENLTVKGSVDTQLLNDYEAFRVASLNRLVKSVRNNIKALKKAGENERKIAELRELEVENYKKHLNELITFVKDKMGTSIAIYATSPRWNGGDNLPFLQSLVSNFEKTHSNIEITQKLKNKLNLLQKTSIGGFIGNIEMPNKNGEIISLNTIKGKYTLVDFWASWCPPCRTESVLLNNLYKLYHSKGFDIYGISLDSKRSSWIKAIEKDKRVWTEVSTVEGFNTPVSTEYGITALPTNFLIDSTGKIIAVNIHGKHLKEKIESLFNK, from the coding sequence ATGTCTTTTAAAAATTCTTTTATTTCTCTCAGCGTTGTCTTTACTTTAATTTTTTTAAGTTGTTCAACAAAAGACCCTAACTCTTTTAGTATTTCAGGAAAGATAAGTGGTTTAAATAATAATTATGCGTTATTATCAAAAATTAAAAACATTCAAAAGAAAACTACACTATTTATTGATACCTTAAAAATTAATAATCGAGGACGGTTTAATTCTGTTTATTTTTTAGAACCTGGCATCTATAATTTAACTTTTGATAAAAAAACTATTGAACTTGCTATTGACAAAGGTCAAAATATTGAAATTAATGGAAATTCTATTGAAAATTTAACTGTGAAAGGATCTGTTGATACACAATTATTAAATGATTATGAGGCTTTTAGAGTAGCTTCATTAAACCGTTTGGTAAAATCTGTTAGAAATAATATTAAAGCCTTAAAAAAGGCTGGTGAAAACGAACGTAAAATAGCTGAATTAAGAGAGCTTGAAGTTGAAAATTACAAAAAACATTTAAATGAATTAATTACTTTTGTAAAAGATAAAATGGGGACATCCATTGCTATTTACGCTACTTCACCTCGATGGAATGGTGGCGATAATTTACCGTTTTTACAATCTTTAGTTTCTAATTTTGAAAAAACACATTCTAACATAGAAATTACCCAAAAACTTAAAAATAAACTTAACTTACTTCAAAAAACAAGTATTGGGGGTTTTATTGGAAATATTGAAATGCCAAATAAAAACGGTGAAATAATTTCACTAAATACTATTAAAGGAAAGTATACTTTAGTTGATTTTTGGGCAAGTTGGTGTCCGCCTTGTAGAACAGAAAGTGTATTATTAAACAATTTGTACAAATTATATCACTCAAAAGGATTTGATATTTATGGTATCTCTCTAGATTCAAAGCGTTCTAGCTGGATTAAAGCTATTGAAAAAGATAAACGAGTATGGACAGAGGTTTCTACAGTTGAAGGGTTTAACACACCCGTATCAACTGAATATGGAATTACCGCCTTACCAACAAACTTTTTAATTGACTCAACAGGTAAAATTATTGCCGTAAATATTCATGGAAAACATTTAAAAGAAAAAATAGAATCCTTGTTTAATAAATAA
- a CDS encoding CvpA family protein, with protein MNTFDIIIVAFLVFGFIRGILKGLFVEVASLIALIAGVYGAIHFSYFIGNLMVNYISWDEKYITIISFAITFGIIVLAIGLLGKLFTKIADFASLGLLNKLFGGVFGALKIGLVFSVILLIFNKLNNTIPFISEEQTQNSILYKPIKNLAPTLFPNFLEIVEKKSEKIMSD; from the coding sequence ATGAATACTTTTGATATTATAATTGTAGCTTTTTTAGTTTTTGGCTTTATTAGAGGCATTTTAAAGGGTTTGTTTGTTGAAGTAGCTTCATTAATTGCTCTTATCGCAGGTGTTTATGGTGCAATTCATTTTTCATACTTTATTGGTAATTTAATGGTTAACTATATTTCTTGGGATGAAAAATATATTACTATTATTTCATTTGCTATTACTTTTGGTATTATAGTTTTGGCTATTGGTTTATTAGGTAAATTATTTACTAAAATAGCTGATTTTGCTTCTTTAGGTTTGCTCAATAAATTATTTGGCGGTGTTTTTGGCGCTCTTAAAATTGGACTTGTATTTAGTGTTATTCTACTTATTTTCAACAAACTAAATAACACTATCCCTTTTATTTCTGAAGAACAGACCCAAAATTCTATATTATATAAACCTATTAAAAATTTGGCACCAACTCTTTTTCCAAATTTTTTAGAAATTGTTGAAAAAAAATCGGAAAAAATTATGAGTGATTGA